The following are encoded in a window of Candidatus Moraniibacteriota bacterium genomic DNA:
- the secG gene encoding preprotein translocase subunit SecG: protein MHTLEVLQVIVSLLLIVSILMQNRGSSLGGGFGGDSFSSYHTKRGFEKFLVRISIFLSFAFLALSLANVWTVS, encoded by the coding sequence ATGCATACTTTAGAAGTTCTTCAAGTGATTGTATCTCTTTTGCTCATTGTTTCCATACTTATGCAAAATCGTGGGTCGAGTCTTGGGGGAGGTTTTGGGGGAGATTCTTTTTCAAGTTACCACACAAAGCGGGGATTTGAAAAGTTTCTTGTCCGTATATCAATCTTCCTTTCTTTTGCGTTTCTCGCTTTGTCTCTGGCAAATGTCTGGACCGTCTCGTAG
- the recO gene encoding DNA repair protein RecO translates to MEYRYSAIILGKKDIGEADRMYILYTKEEGKIVVKAPGSRKNGAKLSSHLETGMLSSVSIMRSRGMGRVTSAFCEQSFFEEDLIFPIAHEMMNILYYMNRYTVEHDKNENIFDLLMSFLKKAKHFSILGKEERFSLMGSGFLFQLLSHMGFSFEISRCVSCLEKLEGEQFFFGIQQGGILCSNCSLIESVGLEIEKNNIKLFRLFATNAIENLGKIHVSRKQSDQMRNLLEMFFRNLE, encoded by the coding sequence ATGGAGTATAGATATTCAGCTATTATTTTGGGAAAGAAAGATATCGGAGAAGCTGATCGAATGTATATTTTGTATACAAAAGAAGAAGGAAAAATTGTTGTAAAAGCCCCTGGAAGTAGAAAAAATGGAGCAAAACTTTCTTCTCATTTAGAAACTGGAATGTTGTCTTCCGTTTCGATTATGCGATCACGGGGCATGGGTCGAGTGACGTCTGCTTTCTGTGAACAATCTTTTTTTGAAGAAGATCTGATATTTCCCATTGCGCATGAAATGATGAATATTCTCTATTACATGAATCGATATACAGTAGAGCATGATAAGAATGAAAATATTTTTGACCTTTTGATGTCTTTTTTAAAAAAAGCAAAACATTTTTCAATCCTTGGAAAAGAAGAAAGATTCTCTTTAATGGGAAGTGGTTTTTTATTTCAATTACTTTCTCATATGGGATTTTCTTTTGAAATATCGCGTTGCGTTTCTTGTCTGGAAAAACTTGAAGGTGAGCAATTCTTCTTTGGTATACAACAAGGAGGAATTTTATGTAGCAATTGTTCTTTAATAGAAAGTGTAGGATTAGAAATAGAAAAAAATAATATAAAATTATTTCGATTATTTGCCACGAATGCTATAGAAAATTTAGGAAAAATTCATGTATCTAGAAAACAGAGCGATCAAATGCGTAATCTTCTAGAAATGTTCTTTCGAAATTTGGAATAG
- a CDS encoding mannose-1-phosphate guanylyltransferase: MKKVNDKSEDVIKKPLKERIIVIMAGGTGTRLWPISRSSKPKQFHTLLSSKTLLQETYERALSIVPKNNIYISTTKRYQDLVFQNIPDISQDHLIIEPAQRSTAPGIALAALELSFLHKDAIIATIASDHAIGNIKEFSDALKTSFEAIEEFPDSIATLGINPTHPSTAFGYIKIGKEIENTFTKRVFHADAFKEKPQIATAKRYLSGWEYLWNAGYFVFIPGSLLELVKEYAPTIWKPLRKINKELQKPHPSKKTIETLYLTMPEDPIDTAIIEKMPKDKRLVIPTDLEWDDIGNWEALYDFLKNRYNSSIVAKGNHIDLGSKECFISGQNKLITTLNLKNIVIIDSEDAILVADRKTVGSDIKKLIDKLKKEGKCPYL, from the coding sequence ATGAAAAAAGTCAACGACAAATCAGAAGATGTTATAAAAAAACCTTTGAAAGAAAGGATTATTGTTATTATGGCAGGTGGAACAGGAACAAGACTTTGGCCCATTTCACGATCGTCAAAACCCAAACAATTCCACACACTTCTTTCTTCGAAAACACTTCTTCAGGAAACATATGAACGAGCTCTCTCAATAGTACCAAAAAATAATATCTACATCTCTACCACAAAGAGATACCAGGATCTTGTTTTTCAAAACATTCCCGATATTTCACAAGATCATCTTATTATCGAACCCGCTCAACGAAGCACTGCTCCCGGAATAGCACTAGCCGCACTTGAACTTTCCTTTCTTCATAAGGATGCCATTATAGCAACCATTGCTTCAGATCATGCTATTGGCAATATCAAAGAATTCTCCGATGCACTTAAGACATCTTTTGAGGCTATTGAAGAATTTCCTGATAGCATTGCAACTCTCGGTATTAATCCCACGCATCCCTCCACAGCATTTGGATATATAAAAATTGGAAAAGAAATAGAAAATACTTTCACAAAACGTGTTTTTCATGCTGACGCTTTCAAAGAAAAACCCCAAATTGCAACCGCGAAAAGATACCTTTCTGGATGGGAGTATCTTTGGAATGCGGGATATTTTGTTTTTATTCCAGGATCACTCTTAGAACTCGTGAAAGAATATGCACCTACTATTTGGAAACCTCTTAGAAAAATTAATAAAGAACTCCAAAAACCACATCCTTCCAAAAAAACTATTGAAACTCTTTATCTTACTATGCCAGAAGATCCTATCGATACTGCCATTATCGAAAAAATGCCCAAAGATAAAAGACTTGTTATCCCGACTGATCTTGAATGGGATGATATTGGAAACTGGGAAGCGCTCTATGACTTTCTCAAAAATCGATATAATTCCTCTATCGTTGCCAAAGGAAATCATATTGATTTAGGAAGTAAAGAATGTTTTATTTCTGGCCAAAATAAACTCATCACCACACTCAATCTCAAGAATATTGTTATTATAGATTCTGAAGATGCTATTCTCGTAGCAGATAGAAAAACTGTAGGAAGCGATATCAAGAAACTTATTGATAAACTCAAAAAAGAAGGTAAATGTCCCTACCTTTAA
- a CDS encoding fibronectin type III domain-containing protein, protein MKNDFKKEFFFHFSLPFLFGILCVFFFSFSSPTHASTVTWTGTTSTAWTTVTNWNTGTVPTSTDDVVINYTGTNQPTLDVNGGTITIQSLTLGGGASTSTLTMSNGYNGNDTNKKLNVTGNVTILNNGYLTHTANTTTETHRLFMDIGGNLDVQTGGQINVDVKGYSSGPGNGGCSSQGASYGGQGGCGSTFIDTYGSISDPVNIGSGGAGNGTLGGGSTVLEVVGETTINGIVASSSISSANRCGSGGTISLKTGSLNGSGLIRADGVVASYGTSQGIGGGGRIAIKLTSSNNFGSVMMRAYGYGGAAAGTIYTETASQREGNGTVIIDNNNQNSSVFTAIPATQTWTIKNLVLKNKGQISVPTGTTLDISNVTITTTDATPISGIMVNGGTFIPPLNTHSFSLPLFYNFYAPYTITGDLTLGGGSAQTQLIITNGSPTNKFTVTGNVTILNNGYLTHTSDYSSETHRLFMDIGGNLDIQTGGQINADDKGYGSGPGYGGTNPYCGSYGGQALPLGVTYGSITSPVNYGSGGGTNVYGGGSIQLTVSRNTNIAGIVSSSSTVYNGSRSGSGGSVNIITETLSGSGSIITKGAQSPCGAGGRIAVKLTSGNDFGLVTMQSFGVGGAAGTIYTETVSQGPNNGTLTIDNNNISTSAQTLIPQDNFTNNSLSLGNIIVKNKGLLAIPTGTTLNTTGDITIGTLNSSTDTSHIVANGTGTLISTNLTIHGVSGTGASINTNTKGYTPTLGTGAGTTGSLGYGSGGTYGGRGGNSSDGATSPNTYGNDFVPEDLGSGGGKSTGGTGGGDIRIRTNNNLNLYGTISSNGSAGLTNGGGGSGGSINILYAKNFTINGGKLQANGGAGQGGGGGGGGGRIAYAYENKTFTNQTIQTLGGTKGATAPATDGSAGSLKSGYLAGSLISSAFDSSSDANVMGTIEWKENEILPANTTVTISLKTAGTKENLSSSPWTQLAQSTASSLTSGCTKNGINVICSLSSIPNTLRDTIGDRFFQYKVDLSSPDLLSQPQVDDVSVSYVVNAPPEIESVSASQSTPNDTITFTYSIQDIDTQTGTYTPNYITPTFEYSLDDGSSWHTISSSFFTYNSAPFGGDISDQNADTIMENKVTDTYKTYSINWNAQQQLGLNTQTNNVRIRLTITDNEAANNNKFLVSDPFGIDTRPLTSITVSQSYQEATLGQVLISYDYEIQPTIQNNTTLTLEYFNGSTWIEAVSVTGDIGLNVSTGNKSLVWIPKTDIPEHFSSTSRVRLIASYQVASYTMTSVNYTLDTKTPTNPSLLVDASTQDLTIPSTTSVLTLGVSDDSPTQMKISLDENLTNSPWEPFNATVTIKLETDPDIVYTRFKDQYGNETQTIHTTTPETPTRVISQDTSNMLLTPPEYRAFVGFKTIEEPPTGFGNYKLYRSDDATTYTLQNIITSRTTNFLTDATPQPDILYTYKAKTTDTPGNVSFFSQTVTMKANGIQDFGEGGGGSDQTPPVLQNVTVESKDTTTVTITWETDELSDSRVEYATTPNTYTKQTGVSTYADTQAQSGLHRVTLTNLTPNTPYFFRVASTDPQGNTGVNDNNGNGYEVTTNPGPSISGVAVSSASNTQATIFWNTNVPADSVLHYSENKNGSLIDPITLSGSSVLTKNHQVTLDALTQGTTYYFYVTSTDSQGNIANDNNGGNYFQFSTTLDETPPTITNLQTSLISNDKAVITANTDEEASFLLQYRKKGSLTFTQTEQGTTYDRSHYRVLDTLTPDTEYEYQVSVKDINQNESQSDIQTMKTTLDPEYNHAPLSKIHTISDPPKVLTDQKAVITFQTDQAANCILEYGTQSRNYQEVPQTEATGIYDTLHSLHLGGLIFNTTYFYKLLCEDNLGTLIESEEKSFTTKLKQVDSGSEQAESTPPSISGVKVKDITGESAVVSWETDEVSNSQVRYGTTKETLQFGGDSLVNFDPTKYTTSHSVTLRGLIPSTKYFFSTGSSDTAGNIGTSSQQTFQTQSPSSISSIKASSKQIGETTITWKTSTPTTSIVEYGNTENYGQTRKSEELKKDHEIIINNLLENSTYHFRVKGEDESKNLFSSSDSTFEPKSPPQIKEIKIEVLSDREAKVNFLTDTLTDSLVTYKNKNKEEDQKSEGNPSLLQTHSLTLKELTPGENYVLTVRVRDDMGNETLSDEIEFTMQKDETSPTVERVSTDSALSQNGKVQMIINWQTDEDASSSLIYKEGRAGEEKTVNVSSSPTKNHIIVLTSWKPGTLYSYKVIVKDLSGNETITKDYITLTPQTKESVVELIIKNFKEIFAWTGG, encoded by the coding sequence GTGAAGAATGACTTTAAAAAAGAATTTTTCTTTCACTTTTCCCTTCCTTTTCTTTTTGGAATTCTTTGTGTTTTCTTTTTTTCTTTTTCTTCTCCTACTCATGCTTCCACTGTAACCTGGACAGGAACAACAAGCACTGCTTGGACTACAGTAACGAACTGGAATACAGGAACTGTTCCTACAAGCACAGATGATGTTGTTATAAATTACACAGGAACGAATCAACCTACACTCGATGTAAATGGTGGAACCATTACTATACAATCTCTTACTCTTGGAGGAGGAGCATCAACTTCTACTCTTACTATGAGTAATGGGTACAACGGAAATGATACAAACAAAAAATTGAATGTTACAGGAAATGTTACGATTCTCAACAATGGTTACCTTACCCACACCGCAAACACTACTACAGAAACCCATAGACTCTTTATGGATATCGGAGGGAATCTCGATGTTCAGACAGGAGGGCAGATTAATGTGGATGTTAAAGGATATAGTAGTGGACCAGGAAATGGGGGCTGTTCAAGTCAAGGCGCTTCTTATGGTGGACAAGGTGGCTGTGGTTCTACTTTTATCGATACTTATGGGTCAATCTCTGATCCCGTAAATATAGGAAGCGGAGGCGCTGGCAATGGGACGCTTGGCGGGGGTTCTACTGTTCTTGAAGTTGTCGGAGAAACAACGATTAATGGGATTGTTGCTTCTAGTAGTATTTCATCTGCAAATCGGTGTGGCTCAGGAGGAACTATCTCTTTAAAAACAGGTTCACTTAACGGCTCTGGTCTTATTCGTGCGGATGGAGTAGTAGCTTCATATGGGACTTCGCAGGGAATTGGGGGGGGTGGTCGTATTGCTATAAAGCTCACGTCTAGTAATAATTTTGGATCTGTTATGATGCGGGCATATGGTTATGGTGGTGCAGCAGCCGGTACCATCTACACTGAAACGGCAAGTCAAAGAGAGGGGAATGGAACGGTAATTATTGATAATAACAATCAAAATTCTTCCGTTTTTACCGCTATTCCCGCAACACAAACATGGACGATTAAAAATCTTGTCCTAAAAAACAAAGGACAAATCAGTGTACCAACAGGAACGACGTTGGATATTAGTAATGTAACAATTACCACAACAGACGCCACTCCCATAAGTGGAATAATGGTAAATGGTGGAACTTTTATCCCTCCATTAAATACCCATTCTTTTTCTCTTCCTCTTTTTTACAATTTTTACGCTCCCTATACCATCACTGGAGATCTTACTCTCGGTGGAGGATCAGCTCAGACACAACTTATTATTACCAACGGATCCCCAACAAACAAATTCACTGTTACCGGAAATGTTACGATTCTCAATAATGGTTATCTTACTCATACCAGTGACTATTCTTCCGAGACCCATCGTCTTTTTATGGACATAGGAGGAAACCTTGACATTCAAACCGGAGGACAAATTAATGCTGATGATAAGGGATATGGTAGTGGTCCGGGTTATGGAGGAACAAATCCATATTGTGGATCTTATGGTGGTCAAGCCCTTCCTTTGGGCGTTACTTATGGGTCTATTACTTCACCAGTTAACTATGGCAGTGGTGGGGGAACAAATGTGTATGGTGGTGGGTCTATTCAATTAACAGTTTCAAGAAATACAAATATAGCAGGAATTGTTAGTTCAAGCTCAACTGTTTATAACGGATCTCGATCGGGGTCAGGCGGATCTGTTAATATTATTACAGAAACTCTTTCTGGTTCGGGAAGTATAATTACCAAAGGGGCTCAATCTCCTTGTGGTGCAGGTGGACGTATTGCTGTCAAACTTACCTCTGGAAACGATTTCGGATTAGTAACAATGCAATCATTTGGAGTGGGTGGAGCTGCCGGAACCATCTACACTGAAACTGTCTCTCAAGGCCCCAACAATGGCACCCTCACCATAGACAACAACAACATTTCCACTTCAGCCCAAACCCTCATCCCCCAAGACAACTTCACCAACAACTCCCTCTCTCTCGGAAACATCATTGTAAAAAACAAAGGACTTCTTGCCATTCCTACAGGAACCACTCTTAACACTACAGGAGACATAACCATAGGAACTCTTAACTCTTCTACTGACACCTCACACATAGTAGCCAATGGAACAGGAACTCTCATTTCTACCAATCTCACTATTCATGGAGTAAGTGGTACAGGAGCATCCATAAACACCAACACGAAAGGTTACACTCCTACTCTTGGAACAGGAGCAGGAACAACAGGCTCTCTTGGATATGGATCAGGAGGAACATATGGAGGAAGAGGAGGAAATAGTAGTGATGGAGCAACTTCCCCTAACACCTATGGAAATGACTTTGTTCCCGAAGATCTTGGAAGTGGAGGAGGAAAGTCTACAGGAGGAACAGGAGGAGGAGATATACGAATCAGAACGAATAACAATCTCAACCTCTATGGAACCATATCCAGTAACGGTAGCGCTGGACTCACCAATGGTGGAGGAGGATCAGGAGGATCTATAAACATACTCTATGCAAAAAACTTCACCATAAACGGTGGAAAGCTTCAAGCCAATGGTGGGGCGGGACAAGGTGGTGGAGGAGGAGGGGGAGGAGGAAGAATCGCCTATGCCTATGAAAACAAAACATTTACCAATCAAACGATTCAAACACTCGGAGGAACAAAAGGAGCTACCGCACCTGCAACTGATGGAAGCGCAGGTTCACTTAAATCTGGATACCTTGCTGGTTCTCTTATCTCTTCAGCATTTGATTCCAGTAGTGATGCTAATGTCATGGGAACAATAGAATGGAAAGAAAATGAAATACTCCCAGCAAATACAACCGTAACCATCTCTCTCAAAACTGCAGGAACGAAAGAAAATCTTTCTTCTTCCCCCTGGACACAACTTGCACAGTCCACTGCTTCTTCTCTTACCTCAGGATGTACAAAGAATGGAATCAATGTTATCTGCTCTCTTTCTTCTATCCCTAATACTCTACGAGATACTATAGGAGATCGCTTCTTTCAATACAAAGTAGATCTTTCTTCTCCTGACCTTCTTTCTCAACCTCAAGTCGATGATGTAAGTGTTTCCTATGTTGTAAACGCTCCTCCTGAAATAGAATCAGTAAGTGCTTCTCAATCTACTCCCAATGATACCATTACCTTTACCTACAGTATTCAAGATATCGATACACAAACAGGAACCTATACTCCCAACTACATCACTCCTACCTTTGAATATTCTCTTGATGATGGATCAAGCTGGCATACCATCTCTTCTTCATTCTTTACCTACAACAGCGCACCCTTTGGAGGAGATATTTCTGATCAAAACGCTGATACTATCATGGAGAATAAAGTTACCGATACCTACAAAACCTATTCCATTAATTGGAACGCTCAACAACAACTCGGTCTTAATACACAAACAAACAATGTACGCATACGACTCACCATTACAGACAATGAAGCAGCAAACAATAACAAATTCCTTGTAAGTGATCCTTTTGGTATAGACACAAGACCTCTTACCTCCATTACCGTTTCTCAATCATACCAAGAAGCTACACTCGGACAGGTTCTCATTTCCTATGACTATGAGATTCAACCTACTATCCAAAACAATACAACACTCACTCTTGAATACTTCAATGGAAGTACATGGATAGAAGCAGTAAGTGTAACAGGGGATATCGGACTCAATGTATCTACAGGAAACAAAAGTCTGGTATGGATTCCAAAAACAGATATCCCTGAACATTTCTCTTCTACCTCCAGAGTTCGACTCATCGCTTCGTATCAAGTTGCTTCATACACCATGACTTCAGTAAACTACACCCTCGATACAAAAACTCCCACCAATCCCTCCCTCCTTGTTGATGCTTCCACTCAAGACCTCACCATTCCCTCCACCACATCTGTTCTTACTCTTGGAGTCAGTGATGACTCTCCAACACAGATGAAGATTTCTCTTGACGAAAACCTTACCAACTCTCCTTGGGAACCTTTTAATGCAACGGTAACAATAAAACTCGAAACTGATCCCGACATTGTCTATACTCGCTTCAAAGATCAATACGGGAATGAAACACAAACCATACACACAACTACTCCAGAAACTCCTACACGAGTCATTTCTCAAGATACGAGTAATATGCTTCTTACCCCTCCAGAATACCGAGCCTTCGTAGGATTCAAAACAATAGAAGAACCTCCAACAGGATTCGGAAACTACAAACTCTATAGAAGTGATGACGCTACTACCTATACGCTTCAAAATATCATAACCTCAAGAACAACAAACTTCCTTACTGATGCTACCCCACAACCAGACATTCTCTACACCTACAAAGCAAAGACAACAGACACACCAGGAAATGTTTCTTTCTTCTCACAAACCGTTACGATGAAAGCAAATGGTATTCAAGACTTCGGAGAAGGTGGAGGAGGATCAGATCAAACCCCTCCTGTTCTACAAAACGTAACCGTAGAATCTAAAGACACCACAACCGTAACTATCACATGGGAAACAGATGAACTCTCTGACTCTCGTGTAGAATATGCAACCACTCCCAACACCTATACCAAACAAACAGGAGTCTCTACCTATGCTGACACCCAAGCACAATCAGGACTTCATAGAGTCACTCTTACCAACCTCACACCAAACACTCCCTACTTCTTTAGAGTTGCCTCTACTGATCCTCAAGGCAATACCGGAGTCAATGACAATAATGGCAATGGATATGAAGTCACAACGAATCCTGGACCTTCTATCAGTGGTGTAGCGGTATCAAGTGCTTCTAACACACAAGCAACCATATTCTGGAATACGAATGTCCCTGCAGACTCTGTACTCCATTACAGTGAAAACAAGAATGGATCTCTTATCGATCCTATCACTCTCTCCGGATCAAGTGTTCTTACAAAAAATCATCAAGTAACCTTAGATGCTCTTACTCAAGGAACCACCTACTATTTCTACGTTACCTCCACCGACTCACAAGGAAACATTGCCAATGACAATAATGGAGGAAACTATTTTCAATTCTCTACAACACTCGACGAAACACCTCCTACCATAACGAATCTTCAAACATCTCTTATCTCAAATGACAAAGCAGTTATTACAGCAAACACAGATGAAGAAGCATCCTTCCTCCTTCAGTACAGAAAAAAAGGAAGCCTTACCTTCACACAAACAGAACAAGGAACAACATACGATAGATCTCACTACAGGGTACTCGATACTCTTACTCCTGATACAGAGTATGAATATCAAGTGAGTGTTAAAGATATCAATCAAAACGAATCACAGAGTGATATACAAACAATGAAAACAACCTTAGATCCAGAATACAATCATGCACCTCTTTCAAAGATTCATACTATCAGTGATCCTCCTAAAGTACTCACTGATCAAAAAGCAGTCATAACCTTCCAGACGGATCAAGCAGCAAACTGCATCCTTGAATATGGAACCCAATCAAGAAACTACCAAGAAGTTCCTCAAACAGAAGCGACAGGAATCTATGACACACTCCATTCCCTGCATCTTGGAGGACTCATCTTTAACACAACCTACTTCTACAAACTTCTTTGTGAAGATAATCTTGGAACCCTCATAGAGAGTGAAGAAAAAAGCTTCACAACAAAACTCAAACAAGTAGACAGTGGAAGTGAACAAGCAGAATCTACTCCTCCCTCTATCTCAGGAGTCAAAGTCAAAGACATTACAGGAGAGAGTGCAGTGGTGAGTTGGGAGACGGATGAAGTTTCAAACTCACAGGTGAGATATGGGACGACGAAGGAGACTCTTCAATTTGGTGGTGACAGTCTTGTCAACTTCGACCCCACCAAATACACCACCTCCCACTCCGTAACTCTGCGAGGTCTCATCCCATCTACTAAATACTTCTTCTCCACAGGATCTTCCGACACCGCCGGAAACATAGGCACCTCCTCCCAACAAACCTTCCAAACGCAATCTCCTTCTTCCATCTCTTCCATTAAAGCTTCTTCCAAACAAATAGGGGAAACAACTATCACATGGAAAACTTCCACTCCCACTACCTCTATTGTTGAATATGGAAACACAGAAAACTATGGACAAACAAGAAAAAGTGAAGAACTCAAAAAAGATCATGAAATTATCATAAACAATCTTTTAGAAAACTCTACCTACCACTTCCGAGTAAAAGGAGAAGATGAATCAAAAAATCTCTTCTCTTCTTCCGACTCTACCTTTGAACCAAAGTCTCCACCACAAATCAAAGAAATCAAGATAGAAGTTCTTTCAGACAGAGAAGCAAAAGTAAACTTCCTTACTGATACTCTTACCGACTCTCTTGTAACCTACAAAAACAAAAACAAAGAAGAAGATCAAAAGAGTGAAGGAAATCCCTCCCTCCTCCAAACTCACTCCCTCACCCTCAAAGAACTCACTCCTGGAGAAAACTACGTTCTTACTGTACGAGTCAGAGATGATATGGGAAATGAAACTCTCTCTGATGAGATAGAATTCACTATGCAAAAAGATGAAACTTCTCCTACAGTAGAAAGAGTCTCTACCGACTCCGCTCTTTCACAAAACGGAAAAGTACAAATGATTATTAACTGGCAAACAGATGAAGATGCTTCTTCCTCCCTCATCTACAAAGAAGGAAGAGCAGGAGAAGAAAAAACAGTGAATGTAAGTTCTTCCCCAACAAAGAATCACATCATTGTACTCACCTCTTGGAAACCAGGAACTCTCTACTCTTACAAAGTCATAGTAAAAGATCTGAGTGGGAATGAAACCATAACCAAAGACTACATCACCCTTACACCACAAACAAAAGAATCTGTTGTAGAACTCATCATAAAGAACTTCAAAGAAATCTTTGCTTGGACGGGAGGGTAG
- a CDS encoding bifunctional phosphoglucose/phosphomannose isomerase, producing MENREKDPSNMRKVILEEYAQFQEGFCTVDNATKEIIPLVKPYKRILVFGMGGSALPCDITDIYIRDAAVRLHFPYIPFSSFRSYETPLESSKETLHIICSHSGNTEETLSALEVIAKKGFPLIGVSSGGTLERRCLELDIPFVKLPIPFLNFQPRMASGHFFSVLIGILIRSGILPEILREEILSEAKNMQQCIENQEMIAKEIGESLKGKTPIIYSSERFRALAMTWKIKINENAKTPAFWNYFPELNHNEMVGFTYPQAEFSFFLLRDEDEDPRILRRFEVFSQLMKKAGREVKIIDISGNTVYSKLFSTLSFGDWVSYYLALAYDIDPTPVDMVEAFKKML from the coding sequence ATGGAAAATAGAGAAAAAGATCCTTCAAATATGCGAAAAGTTATTCTTGAAGAATATGCTCAATTTCAAGAAGGTTTCTGTACTGTAGATAATGCCACGAAAGAAATTATACCTTTAGTAAAGCCTTATAAGCGAATCCTAGTCTTTGGTATGGGAGGAAGTGCCCTTCCTTGTGATATAACGGATATTTATATTCGAGATGCGGCGGTTCGCTTACATTTTCCTTATATTCCTTTTTCATCTTTTCGTTCTTATGAAACTCCTTTGGAAAGTTCCAAGGAAACATTGCATATTATATGTTCGCATTCTGGAAATACAGAAGAAACGCTTTCAGCATTGGAAGTTATTGCAAAAAAAGGATTTCCTCTTATTGGTGTATCAAGTGGAGGAACATTAGAACGTCGATGTTTGGAATTAGATATTCCTTTTGTAAAACTTCCTATTCCTTTTTTGAATTTTCAGCCACGGATGGCGTCAGGTCATTTTTTCTCTGTACTTATTGGCATTTTGATTCGTAGTGGTATTCTTCCGGAAATTCTTCGTGAAGAGATTCTTTCTGAAGCAAAAAATATGCAACAATGCATTGAGAATCAAGAAATGATAGCCAAGGAAATAGGAGAATCTTTGAAGGGTAAAACACCAATTATATATTCTTCGGAAAGATTTCGAGCTTTGGCGATGACTTGGAAGATAAAGATAAATGAAAATGCAAAAACTCCTGCTTTTTGGAATTATTTTCCAGAACTTAATCATAATGAGATGGTTGGATTTACGTATCCTCAAGCTGAATTTTCTTTCTTTTTGCTTCGTGATGAGGATGAAGATCCGAGAATCCTTCGTAGGTTTGAAGTCTTTTCGCAATTAATGAAAAAAGCAGGAAGGGAAGTTAAGATTATTGACATTTCTGGAAATACGGTATATAGTAAACTTTTCTCGACGCTTTCTTTTGGTGACTGGGTTTCGTATTATTTGGCACTCGCTTATGATATAGATCCAACACCTGTGGATATGGTTGAAGCATTTAAGAAAATGCTTTAA